Part of the Plectropomus leopardus isolate mb chromosome 7, YSFRI_Pleo_2.0, whole genome shotgun sequence genome, CATGTTGTCTACAACCACTTGAAAAATGCTCGGCAGTGCCTCGAGACGATCCTGCGGGATCGTCTCCTTCAGGCTGGAGTGGAGTGAGCGAGAGGTCAGGAGAGATTGATTGTACGGGTGAGAGGAGGTGAAAAAGGCAACAGACTCTGCTCTCGGGCAGCACTTGTGCCACTTTGCAGGTAGTCTGTGGTTGCTGCAGGCTGAGATGGTGCTGCTGCAGATGAATGAGATGTCGCTCAAACAGAGGTTTCATGACCAGAGTGAGCATGGGAAAAACACTCTGTATCTAATTGAATGAGACAAACAAAGGAGCTCTGATGTAAAGATGGAACTATAAAATCGTAGCTGTCAGTCTGAAGTCCTAACAAGAGTCTAGTGGCAAAAAAAGACCACAGGAGAAGCAGAGCGGCAGCCACAGTCAGCGCTCAGGCAGAGGGACAGCGGACAGGTGCAGTAAAGAGTTAGTGGTGGTCATTAGATAAACTTGATGTAGTATGACAgctcctgcaggaggagaaagatGGCTGTGGAGCAAGTAAGATGGCTGGAAGACACAGCAATGAGTGTTAAAACTGTCCCTCTCTGGCAAAATACCCtgaatgaaaaaggaaagtgcagaatttttttttgctggaggGAGCTGTGGGACACGGACTGAACCAAATTAGTCACGTTTTGTACAAAGGTACGCTGTGCAAGCATCAAAGATCTGTGATGGTGGCATCGTCTGTGGTAACATTTGGAAGTTGGTGtcaagttttaaattttttgccTGCATGCTTTCTTATAGTAACCGCACAGTTAGATCCCACCATATGCAGAATCAGCTTCACATTAGCTTGTATTAACTCTATTTTCATTTCGCTCTCGATTAATTTGGAACAACTTGTTTATTTTGGTGTTCAAGCAAAGGCGGGCATATCATGTGGGGAACATTTTAGAGTTTATTGGGCTTGTATGACTTTCGCTCGGCCCCTTCTTTGGTTATAATTAAGCAATTGAACCCCTCACACTGTAGATACAAACTGGCTCTGATTAGATGAGCGTGTGAGATTTTAATGATCAGTGTAATAAAAAGAAGGGTGCTGATTTGTGgccttgtttgtttaatctgcacAAATTGGTATCACATGTAGAATCAAAAGTGCTGGCAAATAATTAATAGTATTTGGAGTTTTGCTGCTACCAGATCAGAGTCTGTCATCATCATGGACAGATTATGAGACGATGGGACCCTAGACACAGATATGTTTTGTGGTTTcatgtctccttgtggttgttgtatgtctctttgtagccattTGGCATCTCTTTTTGCCATCACTTGAGTTTCTTAAAGATAattctgtgtctttttattatatatgtCTCTGTGTGAGgcaattttgtatgtttttttggtttctttgtggtcattttgtgtctacttgtggttgttttatgtctctttgtggtcatttggtGTCTCTTTCTCTTAAGCAGGTTCTCTGAGATAATTCTCTGTCTTATAgaggtcttttttatttttttttggtcgctttgtgtcacttttgtcattttttgtctgttgtcaATTGAGTGTTGTTGAGATAACTGCTCAACTGAGgtaatttttgtgtctctttgaggtattttgtgtcttattttgttgttttgtttctctttgtagtcattttatgtctcattGTCATCACTTTAGTTCCTTTATGATAATTCTCTGTCTTACTGAAGTAATTTTGTATCTTGAGATGATTTATATCTCTTTTGGTCactttgtgttgctttgtatccaatttgtgtctcattgtggatgttttatgtctctgtcgTCATTCTCTGTCTCTTCGTAGTAACTTTGTCACACTTTgcggttattttgtgtctctttgaggcaattttgtgtctcttctggTTGCTTTGTGTCATGTTGTGgtccttttgtgtctgcttttagttgttttatgtctctttgtagtcatttggtatctctttgtggctgttatgcctgtttttgtagttatcatgtgcctctttgCAGTTCTTTTTCACTGTGGACCCGATCAGTGATCCATCCATGATACAATTAATTACAGATAATTTCATAAACCACAGGGATGCACTTAGAAGTCCTGTGATGTAACACTTACCTGACATTGTGCACTATCCTGATGCAGTAAAACGATCATATGAGGTGCCAAAAGTGGGccaatatgaaaaaataaaaaatatttggcaaatACTTGTCCTAGATTTGAAAACAAGAGCAGCTAATAATAAGCAAAACCACTGTGATGATAATACAAGGCCTATATGAAATGCAGTGTTCAAACAAAGTCTTTGATCCACACCTTTCACAACATCCTTCTCCACCCTGAAAGAGGACTGATGAAGTGCTAAGAATATCCCCCAGATGTGATGGCACCAGAGGGGAAAATCAGATTTGTCCTGCTGGAGGATACTTTACATTATGTTGACACACTTATTCAAGGTGACTTTTAATGACACACAGCCTACATACCAACTCACAAGCGTGCCCTATACAGTCTATATATCCAATATCAAACCTCCTGACTGAGACGGATCTTACAGATACAGCCATCAATCAACGTCACATAAGGATGAGGAGCTTTTATtgcataaataaagaaaacagatgcAGATTTTAGGCATCTGGAGAACAATGTAAGACTAtctaaacagacaaaaaatgaatactGTAAAGTTTGTTTAGCCAGATCTACACGTCCCCCAAATCTACCAGCTTGCAGTGATTCTGTCTTGCAACATGACGGCCGTCTCCAGTGATCCGTGTCCGTTTGAAGGAGATTCCTCTAGCCGGACAcggtgaaaacacacacacagccctgaGCCTTCAGCAGTAAATCACACTCTCgcagctcctcctctccttctccttttcatttctctctttatattttttttctctctctctcttctcttttcattttttactgtgCAGTAAGGAATGCTCGCTCTACAGGGTGGCTGGTGTTCACTGGAGCGCCTCAACTCCCATGTCTCACACTCATCCCATGTGTCTCCTATTAGCTACACTCAACCAAGAGAGGGAGGGACGCagagaaagagggggggggagtcagaaagagagggggagggggaggagagagtgaggaaTTTGATATGCTTTGTGCATGAGTGACTtgtataaaacaaagacagggcAAATAGTCTGAATGTATgtgagaaagggggagagaaaaaaaaaatagtgcacGCATGAATACGCCAGAGACTAGCAAAAAAAGATTATAATttatttccagatttttttgccttcatttgcATCTTGTTTCACAAggtaaattgaaaataaaaataaaaaccgaCCGCCGTaccatgaaaatgtaaaaaaataatacaaataatatgtactgtatatataattatatcATTATCAACAAACAGACGACAttaatcataataacaatactATTGATCATGAACATAACATAACACTAAATTGCTGGTCTCATGCATATAGAACGCCCCTCAGATACAAAGGAGGGGGTAATTACTAAAAATAGAACCAAAAGTTCCACCAGTTCAGAATAAGCGCCTAGCTACATGCAATGACATAAAAGAGACTCATGTACACATTCCTTCTGGCATCAAGTAATTTACACATACTTCACTATTGCCGCCCCCATCTAATATACTGTACAGAGCACGATACAAAACAGGACTGGAGTTTGAGAACATTATGCAGGGAAGCGCTGGAGTCTGGTGCAGTTAGCAGGGACTGTGTGCAACGTTTTCACGCCTTCCTCCCTCTTTTGTTATAATCCTTCAGAAAAATCTTCTTGCTTTCTTCCCCGTCCATTAGTCCggcttttgtttttgagtcTTTGTTCCCTCATTGTTTTCAGTGCTTTTCTTTTCGTTTTTTGCACACATTCTccctcgtttttttttctctccatgcTGCTCTTTGTCGTGCCCCTCCCTCACAGGGTCTTGTCACTTTCTTTCTTCAGGTGACTAAAAGGTCAAAGGGGAAACCGTGTTAGAGTGCAATTTGAAGTTAAAGGTCACAGCTAAGCATGAGGTTCAGTTTCATCTCGGATAATTGCAGCTTTTACTCCCACTGTTTTGGGATAAAAGctttatttgatttcattttacaGGATTCAAACAGatattgtgtacattttttaaaaaaaacaaaaacccttcCTGTGCCACGCAGCCAAGCTGACCTATACAGCCAAGATGCATCAGAATATTGCCAGCTTTCTAACTACTTTTGATTTTGGTAGCCCTGCCAATTGTAACAAACCAATCGACAGCTTGTGAACAAACCCAAGGCTGCCAAATGTCAGCATAACTAACCTTGGactttcatctaaaaaaacaacagcagcagtgttattcatttgtgttgtttgtagACTCAGTCTCTGATTCAGGCTtgttaaaaagtcaaacataaTGTAGTAACCAGACTTGTAGATTTTGCTACCTAAAGTGAAGTTTAATTCCCTTGATTCATGTCCCAATAAAGTATTGGGTCAGATTTACTCCattgttgtcttattttttaagtCATCTTTGAGCGTTATGAACCTGGTAAGCTATCGGTcagtaaaagatgaaaaacagacaTATAGAACACATAGCTTTGGGTCTCGAATCAGGTTTGGGTCACAAATTTGGCAGAACAAGAAGCGTTTAGGTGTGCTAGGCCTcagagccctgacacaccaaggtGGCAATCGAAAGTCGCTCAATGGGCTGTCAGTGAACGTCTGTCGCCCTTGTCTTTGCCCTGTGTGCCGCACCTTTAGCAATAGTTGTCaactgtctgcttttttttttttttttttggccgatTCAGCATGCTGACTTGTTGGACCCGTCTGTGAGACAAATCCCTCTGATAGGAAGTTCAGCTTAGTGCACACgaacagaaataaaagtgaggaaagcaaacaaacaaggccAAGAGGATGTGAGatcgaaacaaacttgttagGTATGATTATTTtgtagccattgagctctttagcagaaatttTAGGaattgtttgtgttcttgtttgttaACGCACAGCAAATGCAATGTCTTCTTTCATTATCAAATAGATTAATGAATGTGCTAACTGACTGACTAGCGACTTAAGTCCATCGGTCTTCAGGCttccctttttaaatgacaaatacagactactgctgcctgctggtgtggagagttatttcctctcactcAGGTGCAGAACGTACATGCTGTTTGGTTGTTGGCTTAAGTTTTTGCGATGTggtcaagtgcaactttttgaccAAGACTCAGGTGATGTGAGGCTACGCAGCAGTCAGCCTTTGTCGCCACTTGATCTTGATgctggtttggtgtgtctgggcctttaaaaacactttggtcTCATTTTTAAGACAATGCAAAACTGAGGGCCCATGTAcaccaaaattatatttatagtGTCCATAACATTAGATCTAAAACCACCAATGGATTATTTGATTAGTCACAAAAATATAATCTGCAAAGATTTTgataatttcttaatttttcaagttgtttttgcaaaaatgccaaacacagtttggttccagcttctcaaatgtgaagattttCTGCCTTTAAGGCCTCCTTTTGTCTGCTGCGATAGTTAACAATACATCTTTGggttttagacaaaaaaaagcaatttgagGACAACAATTTGagagcatttttcacattttctagaCAGAATTCATCAATTAATATTATCAAAAGATGAATCGACAATGAAAATCATTCTTTGTTGCAAGCttacaaaacatattaaatCAATACTGTATTAACAGTGACAGTTAAAATAAACGCAGCCTGTCTGTACCTGTAATACTCGTCCTGGGTGAGGgagtggtggtgatggtgatgtaTCCACTGTTGTTCCAGGGCCAGTCTCTGGATCTGCAGCTCTGCGCTCTGGGCCTGCTGCATGGCCTGGAGCTGATGGGCTGCCGACATGGGACCAGTGAGGGAGGACGGCTGGGGCAGGTCACGGAAAGGAGCGCCTGTAGAAAAAAGAGacgaaagaagaagaaacagaaaaggaagACAAAGGTCAGTTATCATCAtcacatgcaaaaaatgtcttcataagCTTTTTAGCACTGTAgagtttttagagaaaaaaaccGAGCAAGTACATGGACGAGGAGCCTTCTCCTCACCGAACAGCTGTTGGCGGAGCACCTCGCTGTCAGTGAGGGGGTGAGCCAGGATGGGGGTGCCGAGTGTGGCTCCTGGGTAAGGGAGGCGTGCCAAAGGAGACCCCGATGCCAACGGGTCCATCAGGGGGTGTACCCCGCCCGTCGCTGGATGCCAGTGATGTAATAGGAAATACAGGAGATATTTAATAAGAGTAAATTATGAATTCAAAACAAAGATAATGCACACAGCATAGAAATACATTATTGCAACATTAAATGTCCCATagtgtgctcattttcaggttcatacttgtatttagAATTTCTATTAGAACATGTTTACgtgttttaatgttcaaaaaactctttttttccctcacatgGTCTGtctgaatatacctgtattcactCTCTGCctgaaatgctctgttttagtgcctgtctctttatgaccccctcctgaaaaagccaagtctgctctgattggtcggtGTTTCCCGGTCTTACACATCtgccttctgtgttttttacaaGCCCCCAGGAAATgcgccaggctctgatgcaaattctaTGTAGTGGTCAAAAGTTGAAATTACAGTGTCTGGGTCTATCAAGTGATGCCCACTGGCCTAGAGAGTCTTTCCCCCCTTTACTTATGTCAGGacgagacgtctgtaaatcagtaaataatatcttgtgagcgtcaaaaccctcatgaaatgactcatttcactatctagaCTTAAGCAATCcagttcaataacatttggaatgtctaaaagagcagcaagattacatttttagaccgccattcaagctagcgaaGTGAAGTCAGTCGCTCTGCCTACACAAATTTCAAGCACACTCGGCTGCCGAAAGTCTCTAGTGTGCTTGTcttatgggccagtagatctgggGGTTTTATACcctgaaaaagagattttttaaaaaaattttgcttcatgtgccaatgagcagctctcataggaatgaacgggtCCCGCCCCCATGGATGTTTCCAGACTTCCTATTTCCTATTCCTATTCATCATTGCTGCCTGGGGGAATGACTGGAGCAGCACTGCAGTTTCTTCCGTTATATagtatagttgtgacatcacaacttcaagGAAGTCCTGATGGCTcgcttaaaggaacagtttccTAATACACTGAATAGGTTTTGATGCTTTTACAGTATTCTGTAGTACCTTTACctgctttataataaaaagagaaaaacatggaaatccaacattttacaatatgggacctttaaagaGATATGACAATCTGGACTCTGCATGTAGcacacattcattcatcatAATGGCTTTTGCTAAAGtggaaatgtaaaatgaaaaatactgacatgcacatttgaattttaaatgcaCGGTTAATAAGAGGGCCTTTCTTGTTTGTAATACATCCTCTGTTGAGTGGTGTTACCAAACTAAAGGTAGGAGGAAATCTGAGGAAACAAGAATCTTAttgaaacttttaacatttgaagaaattaatcAGATGTCTTAGAGAAAAGTGTGACCCAGCATGGCTTGAAATCAAAGAAAGCTCTGTTTATTTCTGAACTACATTAAAGTACAAAGATTTATGTTGGAGTTGAAGAATAAAGATGGCACTGTTCTTTGATTTTCTTACTTCCTCCAATTCCCTGCCTTGTCTGTGGAAAACAACCCCAAGCCTATGTGTTACTCCTGAAGatgtaaacctttaaaatgGGTCACaagtatattattttaatttttttaaaggcttggCAATCTCATATAAAAGTGGGGAATCataatttttagaaaatgttactaaaaccGGAGTAAGTAGTGCATTTGTTTGGGATTATTTTCAGCCTGAGATTAAAAACCATTTGGTGCATCAGTTCAGCATACACAGCAGTACGGTGAATGTGGAGACCTTTTTATACAGACATCATGTTAAAGGGCCACTAGGAAGTCCTTTCTTTCtgccacctttgcatttttacacaaaaccaaacgtCGGCAGCATCGttccactccagtgtgtgattatagacagcatgccggcgttgcagaatcaaaagaggtgtgacaggaatgacatgtaacacaaaaaCGTTGGCCTCAtctgcagcactttctaaacaataacaaaggcagaacatgtcaataacaaccatttaccatttctgttatatggcagctgatctcatcgtctgctcggagggtaagaaGCTCtcgaatctcattgttttcccaatttgtggagAGCAAAAAATGTgcttctttgagttagccacTAACTGCTAACAGCAGCTTTTTAATTCTCCCTACGTGGTCAAAATGTTGCACCTGGGCCGCCCACGATCCTGTCCTGCCAGATCTCCTGTTTATATAGACTCTGTTTCGGCACTGTTCGACCTCCCATGGTGGTAAAAGTGAACGgcaggcagtgtaaaagaggCTTATGATTGACACAAAATACAGTGTCCATGTTCAtccaaaagcagaaaaatatcaTCTAATGCAACAATGTGgcttttctatttgtttttttaaatagtttttggacaacaaaggTCTGTGGCAGGGATGCTGGACCTGGACACTGGTATCACTGGTCTATGGTCCATAGAATTTTGCTCAGcttatattttccttttatataAGACAGATCTTGTACACGCCAACCTTCACTTAATTTTTTACTACAAAATGTTCTCGCAGTAACACATTTGTGAAAAGGCAGATGATAGTGACAACATCATCATTTGTAGTAGAAGTGGTTAGTACCTGTGTCTTGCTGGTGCAGGTGTAGATGTGAGTGGATGTGTGAATGCTGGTGATGATGAGGTGTCACGTTTAACATCTGTAGACGCCCCAGAttctctcctccacctccattTCCACCTGTTCCTCCTCCActtccccctccccctcctccgtTTCCACCACTtcctcccctttctctctccctttctctttctcgctctctgtcCCCAAAGGCCGGCAAAGCTGCTctgtccctctccctctcccgcTCTCGTTCCCCACTCCTGTCTCGCTCATAAGAGGTGGGGGAGCGAGTGGGAGTGGGGTAACTCTCAGGGGGAGCGGTTGGAGCAGTGGCTGGTGGCAGATGAGAGGACAGGGAGCTGGGAAAAGAAGAATGGGGGACCGGGTGATGAAGCGAGGAGGCGCTGGAGGTCGGCggagcaggtggaggaggagctggtggaggagcAGCGGGGCCGGCTGGGGCTGGGGGTGCAGCCGGTGGTACAGATGACGggtgagaggggagagagggtgTTAGAAGGGATGAAGGGGGCGGATTGGACAGGGACTGAGGGGCAGGAGGGTTTGGAGGCCGAGTTACCGGTGGCAGGGTCGGGTTCGGGAGGTGTGGGGGGCCAGGGGGAGCTGGGGGAGGAGGCGTGCCATAGAGCGCCACCTCATTAGCTCCTGCTGCACCTCCTCCAAGTAGCAaagagtgtgcatgtgcattaGCATGTGCATGAGCATGAGCATGAGCATGTGCATGGGAATGAGAGTGAGCGAGGGCGAGAGCTGCCGGATCATGTATGGCCCCTGGTGGGTAAACCCGCTCGTCACTCTTAAATTCAAATCCTGGCTTTATCCGCTCTCGATGTGCTGCCACTGCGTGCGGAAAGCCGACTCCTCCTAACCCTGCACCCCCAATCCCTCCAGGTATTGGGCCTCCTGCCACCCCAGCATGGCCGCCAACACCTGGACCCCCTTCAAGGCTGCCACCGTACAAAAAGCCCAAGATGGCTGCAGCCGTAGCCGCGTCAGTTGGCAGGTGATGTGGGTGGCCTAAAGCGTGATTCTGGAACTGAGGGAGGAAGAATGAAGGGTGGACGTGGGGGTGGCCGTGGTGAACTTGTGCGTGGTGTGCCTGGGCGCGACTTGCCGCCCCAAGTGGAGACATAGCATGAGGGCGAGCATATTCGCTCAAGGTTCTCAGCGCCGGGGTGTCAGGGCCCAGATATGGACCTCCTAGACCGATTCCCAGGGCTCCCTGAGGGCCAACCACTGTTGATGCCCCACCCATGGATGGCAGGAGGAGGGAGTGGGGAATAGAGTGAGCGAGGGTGGGATGAAGATGGTGTGCTTGAGCGAGGTGAGCATGCGGGTGTGAGGGATGATGCTGGGGGTGAGGGGGAGGGTGGGAGACAGAGTTgcccgaggaggaggaggaagaagatgaaGGGTCGAGGATGATAGAAGACGAGGAggggaagaagagagaggagccCTGGCGGCCTGCTCCAGCAGCACTGACAtccttctgctgctgcagagagaaaaaaagacagtaaatcaCATCTGCCCTGATCTGCTTTACTCCCCTCCCgttaaaatgaccattttaaTCGACATCAAATCCATTAAATCTGACACGCAGCATAATTATCACGCTCAAATGTGCACACCTGTAGATGTCGATCCAGTTCCCTCTCACGTTCGCGCTCCCTCTCTcgttccctctctttttctcggAGGTCTCTGGCCCGCTGCTCCACCTCCCTGCGAGCTCTTTCGATCACCTCGTTCCTTTTCTTCCACAGTTTGGAGCCGTCCAATGGGACAAAGAGGACATCACTGCGAGCGCAGGAATTCCCACTTCCACGATCAAGGACCTTGTGAAACCTGGACACAGCAGAGGAAACAATCATTACCACAACCACCATAATGATCACCAttactgttaaccctttgaaacctggagtgacatcacttttcttctagggaaaaaagaaaaaagttagggaaaaacaatacttatgattattataattacatgtttgaaattacAGTTCTGCGCAAAAGTCTTAGGCTACCTTAAACTTTTTGTTAAGCAAGATTATAAAACGCACAATAAACAGTAAACGCACAATCGCAACTGGGATGTAATATTGCCTTTACCGTGCTGATTGGCTGGCATGGATGGGAATGTCTACAGGTTTGGGTTCAGGAGACGGGCTTCTCAGCACAGGCGGTGGACTCTCACTCTCTTCCCTTTCCTCTATTGGTTCCTCTTTGATAACAGGTGTGGGAGGCGGGCCCGAATCCGAATGTCCATCTCCTCCAGGTACTGAAGAACTGGAAGCAGGGGTCgaaatgctgttgttgttggcCGAGTTACTGAGAGGTGGAGGTCCTTTTGAGACATTTTGAGGCGAGAGCGATTGTGAGCTGGTATTGCTGCTGTTGGGTGCGCTACTGTTGCTATTGCTGTTGACCATGCTGCTGTTCCCGTTGGAGTGGTATGTTCCACTGAAGGGAGGGTGGCTGTTCAAAGTGCCGTGGAAAGGGGACGGGCGGCATCCAGGCGAACAGCTGGATGACGGACCTGGGCCGGAAAGTGGCATGTTGGGTCCAGACGAGGAGCCAGGGGGGAAAGATGAGAAGCCTCCCATCTGATTTGTGGATGGGCTGGGTAACGGAGACAGGGGTGTTGGGGGAGTCTGGGCGGAGGACTGGTAGTGTTGGGGGCGCACACTGGGTGCCAAACTTGATGGAGGTGGCTGCGTGTGGGAGCTTTGAGGTGGGGgtagaggaggtggtggagggggaTAAGGGGCATTCGGAGGATGTCCATGATGGCTGGAAGATGAGGACGGAGAGAGCGCAGGTGGCTGATTTGGACCTCCGCGGTTTTGATACAGAGCAGACTCTCGGAGAtttgagtctctctctctgtctctgggcCCAGACTGGTAGTGGGGATGAGAGGGATGGGAGTGATGGGTTCCTCCAGGCCCTGAATACTCTCTTCCCAAACTTGGAGTCACCCCTGGCGGACTAAGGTACTCTCGAGTTGTGCCAGTGGACGGAGGTGCCCCGGCAGGAAAGTCTTTCCCTCCAGTGGGAGGATACTCTCTGTGAAAGTGGTCTGCTCCGGAGGAAGGGGTCTGCGCCTGGTCCATGGGAGGAGGGAAGTCTCGGCTGGATGAGTTTGGGGGATGTGGGTGAGGGTGTGGGGGAAGGGACGAATGGGAAGGGTGACTGGGGTTGCTTTGGGGTGATGCAGGTGGGTCTCGGTTCAGCATGGGGGTGACAGGTAGCCCACTGGTTGAACTTGGTGGGTTTCCCTGGGGGATGGAGTTGTTTGGATTACTGTTGCCTACAACCTCTCTTGTCTGTCCCCCAAACTCACCCCATCTGGTTCCATCTTTGTCTCTGGGATGCCCCCCTCCAGTTCCATTGGGGCCAAAGTCTCTATTCTGGTTTTGGTTTGGCAGCGGAAACTCCCTCCCTGTGTCCCGTTCCCTTTCTCGCTCCCTGTCTCTAAAAGCTGGACCAAAGTCTCTTCTTTCAGACCCCAAATTAGGTCCATCCCTCCCTGAACCTTGAAATTCCCGATTCTGACCCACTGGCAGACCCCCAAACTCCCTGCCTGGGATGCTGTTGGACCCACTCATCCCACCACAAGCAGTACTACTGTTACTCGCGCTActattgttgctgctgttgccaATGGGAGCAGAGAACTCCCTGTTGATCTCCCTCCCTGCGCACtcccccctcacc contains:
- the atn1 gene encoding atrophin-1 isoform X2; amino-acid sequence: MKTRTHKESMPMRSGRRRGASEERRGRRPHPSPTRPERNDRQTQRGAGEELAGNRFSRRSQGHDSSESEGEELVSPPKRQKVQDSASTPNPPTSTHSTDSSAPSTVPPPTSVASQSRESDNEDGQSQGSRSSVVGSLANSSSSLSSGRDIDQDNRSSSPSLSASPLGSLDSDSDGPDSPKQGEREREKGKEGGVGKVAGEERRALREGRGEESCGDGEKRDVDTRIEDCPSLKPPSAPCSSSGLTPSLRGTGDSSNDSNSGRKSYFSLDSKLMCKVEYGGPTGVDGALSGSRMNSKASTQCVTKTTISGGDFAHNSPNIPHSLPPPLPPPPALKPLELGGQNLPAEVKIERDKIEKADKLLDKTQSTPPSLLPQTGPQPQSQTQTQPSTHPHHYSSTSWQGGTATGCQGSWGYTRYPGNHHPHQPQHQPPVQQQQLPSVYNPPSSRHSSSHPSYLPHPHPHPHREYLPRYAGGGGDRERGAAGERERGVRGECAGREINREFSAPIGNSSNNSSASNSSTACGGMSGSNSIPGREFGGLPVGQNREFQGSGRDGPNLGSERRDFGPAFRDRERERERDTGREFPLPNQNQNRDFGPNGTGGGHPRDKDGTRWGEFGGQTREVVGNSNPNNSIPQGNPPSSTSGLPVTPMLNRDPPASPQSNPSHPSHSSLPPHPHPHPPNSSSRDFPPPMDQAQTPSSGADHFHREYPPTGGKDFPAGAPPSTGTTREYLSPPGVTPSLGREYSGPGGTHHSHPSHPHYQSGPRDRERDSNLRESALYQNRGGPNQPPALSPSSSSSHHGHPPNAPYPPPPPPLPPPQSSHTQPPPSSLAPSVRPQHYQSSAQTPPTPLSPLPSPSTNQMGGFSSFPPGSSSGPNMPLSGPGPSSSCSPGCRPSPFHGTLNSHPPFSGTYHSNGNSSMVNSNSNSSAPNSSNTSSQSLSPQNVSKGPPPLSNSANNNSISTPASSSSVPGGDGHSDSGPPPTPVIKEEPIEEREESESPPPVLRSPSPEPKPVDIPIHASQSARFHKVLDRGSGNSCARSDVLFVPLDGSKLWKKRNEVIERARREVEQRARDLREKERERERERERERELDRHLQQKDVSAAGAGRQGSSLFFPSSSSIILDPSSSSSSSSGNSVSHPPPHPQHHPSHPHAHLAQAHHLHPTLAHSIPHSLLLPSMGGASTVVGPQGALGIGLGGPYLGPDTPALRTLSEYARPHAMSPLGAASRAQAHHAQVHHGHPHVHPSFFLPQFQNHALGHPHHLPTDAATAAAILGFLYGGSLEGGPGVGGHAGVAGGPIPGGIGGAGLGGVGFPHAVAAHRERIKPGFEFKSDERVYPPGAIHDPAALALAHSHSHAHAHAHAHAHANAHAHSLLLGGGAAGANEVALYGTPPPPAPPGPPHLPNPTLPPVTRPPNPPAPQSLSNPPPSSLLTPSLPSHPSSVPPAAPPAPAGPAAPPPAPPPPAPPTSSASSLHHPVPHSSFPSSLSSHLPPATAPTAPPESYPTPTRSPTSYERDRSGERERERERDRAALPAFGDRERERERERERGGSGGNGGGGGGSGGGTGGNGGGGENLGRLQMLNVTPHHHQHSHIHSHLHLHQQDTATGGVHPLMDPLASGSPLARLPYPGATLGTPILAHPLTDSEVLRQQLFGAPFRDLPQPSSLTGPMSAAHQLQAMQQAQSAELQIQRLALEQQWIHHHHHHSLTQDEYYSHLKKESDKTL